One genomic region from Roseofilum reptotaenium CS-1145 encodes:
- a CDS encoding ABC1 kinase family protein: MFALTKTSSRQREILEVVFRNGWDYIEGLLKGDQPGEPKLPSPTVLRNILVDLGPVFVKLGQLLSTRPDLLPGRYITALSDLQANVPAVPWSDVEAQLRQSLPVPLEEAFPQIEPGAIAAGSLGQVHRATLNTGQEVALKIQRPGISRIVEQDITLIKGLAELASLSDFGQDYDLVALADEFTKSLRDELDFTKEGHFTTQMQENLSASRWFDPKQLVIPQVYWDYTSEKLLVLEWLEGKPLLSADLTPFVTPTLSLEQKRDQVTTLLFRAFFQQIYINGFFHADPHPGNIFLLNDGRVALLDCGMIGRLDPRTQQILTEMLLAIVDIDAQRCAQLTLDLAESNQPVNLSRLEADYTRMLRKYYNVNLNEINFSEVFYEILEVARKNKIRLPGNMGLYAKSLANLEGVARGFNPQINLLDQIKPLITDIFQRQLLGDKPIQTLLRTALDFKSLSLQSPRLIELFLDRLTSETLNWNIQVKDLERLRRSIDDSANRLSFSILVGSLIMGAAIISSNAQSPQLSLLSAVLFGAASFIGLWLVVSILRSGRLRS, translated from the coding sequence ATGTTTGCACTCACCAAGACCAGTTCGCGCCAGCGGGAAATCTTAGAAGTCGTCTTCCGCAACGGTTGGGATTACATCGAAGGCTTGCTCAAAGGGGATCAACCCGGTGAACCTAAGTTACCTTCTCCCACCGTATTACGCAATATTCTGGTTGATTTAGGGCCCGTATTTGTCAAATTAGGACAACTGCTCAGTACCCGACCTGATTTACTACCGGGTCGTTATATTACGGCTCTGTCGGATCTGCAAGCCAATGTTCCTGCGGTTCCTTGGTCAGATGTGGAGGCCCAACTGCGGCAAAGTTTACCCGTTCCCTTAGAAGAAGCCTTCCCTCAAATTGAGCCAGGGGCGATCGCCGCCGGTTCCCTCGGCCAAGTCCATCGTGCTACCCTCAACACGGGGCAAGAAGTGGCATTAAAAATCCAACGCCCTGGTATTAGTCGCATTGTCGAGCAAGACATTACCCTCATTAAAGGATTAGCCGAACTGGCCTCACTGAGCGATTTTGGGCAAGACTATGATTTAGTCGCCCTCGCTGACGAATTTACCAAATCCTTGCGTGATGAATTGGACTTCACCAAAGAAGGCCATTTCACCACACAAATGCAAGAAAATTTATCTGCCAGTCGCTGGTTTGACCCCAAACAACTTGTTATTCCCCAAGTCTACTGGGACTATACCAGCGAAAAACTCCTAGTTTTAGAATGGTTAGAAGGCAAACCCCTCCTTTCAGCCGACTTAACCCCATTTGTCACTCCCACCCTATCGCTCGAGCAAAAACGAGATCAGGTCACCACCCTCCTCTTCCGGGCCTTTTTCCAACAAATTTATATTAACGGCTTCTTTCATGCCGATCCTCATCCTGGCAATATTTTCTTGCTCAATGATGGAAGAGTGGCCCTGTTAGACTGTGGCATGATTGGACGCTTAGATCCACGGACTCAACAAATTCTAACTGAAATGTTGCTGGCGATCGTGGATATTGATGCTCAACGTTGCGCCCAACTCACCTTAGATTTAGCCGAATCTAATCAACCCGTTAATCTTAGTCGTTTAGAAGCCGACTATACACGGATGCTTCGCAAATACTATAACGTTAATTTGAATGAAATTAACTTTAGTGAAGTCTTCTACGAAATTCTCGAAGTTGCCCGCAAAAACAAAATTCGTCTACCCGGTAACATGGGACTCTATGCCAAATCTTTAGCCAACTTAGAAGGAGTCGCCAGAGGCTTTAATCCCCAAATTAATTTACTCGATCAAATTAAACCTCTGATTACCGATATTTTCCAGCGCCAATTGCTCGGAGATAAACCCATTCAAACCTTACTCAGAACTGCTCTCGATTTCAAAAGTCTCTCCTTACAATCCCCTCGTTTAATTGAATTATTTCTCGACCGCTTAACCTCAGAAACCCTGAATTGGAATATTCAGGTTAAAGATCTAGAGCGACTTCGGCGCAGTATTGACGACTCCGCTAACCGCCTCTCCTTTAGCATTCTCGTTGGTTCCCTGATTATGGGAGCAGCCATTATTTCCAGTAATGCCCAAAGTCCCCAACTCTCTTTACTCAGCGCTGTCTTATTTGGAGCCGCCAGCTTTATTGGATTATGGCTTGTCGTTAGTATATTG
- a CDS encoding mannose-1-phosphate guanylyltransferase produces the protein MSHTVVPVILAGGKGERFWPLSRKHRPKQFLSLDGTGSSLLQTTADRLVQLAPGWDKLWICTSSQLAAGVQEQLPQLPPENLLAEPEGRDTAPAVAWTTLEIAQRYGEDAVIGFFPADHWIGDYPAFEKTIQAAVELAATEEAIVTLGIKPAYPSTGYGYIEQGEPKGSYLDLPVYRVQRFTEKPDLTTAEQFIAQGNFSWNSGMFIFRAGVVLQELATHAPEILTPLQNQGKAAYSQLPKISIDYALMEKTQLAYILPADFGWDDLGDWNAMARLLQGEQPNLELGNHVSLDTQGAIVYDRDPEGLVVTIGLEDIVIVRDGNATLIVKKERTQDIKKVLGLLKENPKYQNLL, from the coding sequence ATGTCTCATACCGTTGTGCCTGTGATTTTAGCTGGGGGAAAAGGAGAGCGCTTTTGGCCCCTGAGTCGCAAACATCGGCCCAAGCAGTTTTTGAGCTTAGATGGAACCGGTTCGAGTCTGTTGCAGACCACTGCCGATCGCCTGGTTCAACTGGCTCCAGGTTGGGATAAACTATGGATCTGCACCTCTAGCCAACTGGCGGCTGGAGTCCAAGAGCAGTTACCCCAACTACCTCCAGAGAACCTCCTCGCAGAACCTGAAGGTCGGGATACCGCACCAGCCGTGGCTTGGACAACCCTCGAAATTGCCCAGCGCTATGGTGAAGATGCCGTCATTGGATTTTTCCCCGCAGATCATTGGATTGGAGATTATCCCGCCTTTGAGAAAACTATTCAAGCAGCCGTAGAATTGGCGGCTACAGAAGAAGCCATTGTTACCCTGGGTATTAAGCCCGCTTACCCTTCCACCGGCTACGGCTATATTGAACAGGGAGAACCCAAGGGTAGCTATCTGGATTTACCCGTGTATCGGGTGCAACGCTTCACGGAAAAACCCGACCTCACCACGGCTGAACAATTTATCGCCCAGGGTAACTTTAGCTGGAATAGCGGCATGTTCATCTTCCGCGCTGGGGTTGTGTTGCAAGAACTCGCCACCCATGCCCCAGAAATTCTCACCCCTCTGCAAAACCAGGGTAAAGCGGCTTATAGCCAGTTACCGAAAATTTCCATCGACTATGCCTTAATGGAGAAAACCCAACTCGCCTATATTTTACCGGCTGATTTTGGCTGGGATGACCTGGGAGACTGGAATGCCATGGCTCGTCTATTGCAAGGAGAGCAGCCGAATTTAGAGTTGGGCAACCATGTCAGCTTGGATACCCAAGGGGCGATCGTGTACGATCGCGATCCAGAGGGTTTAGTCGTGACGATTGGTTTAGAAGATATCGTTATTGTCCGTGATGGGAATGCCACCTTAATCGTCAAAAAAGAGCGCACCCAAGACATTAAAAAAGTGCTGGGACTGCTCAAAGAAAATCCCAAATATCAGAATTTGCTTTAA
- a CDS encoding Uma2 family endonuclease: MVIQAEKTKTYTPEEYLEQEVNSDERHEYIDGEIILMTGGMPNHNTIVLSLGATLHFCLKRQPYFVFVTDQRLWIPEKRIYTYPDVMVVQGELQLQEGRKDTLTNPILIAEVLSKSTQGYDRGQKFQAYRTIPSLQEYLLIDQYTMHVECYYRTESNQWVLSEYNQPESLIQLNSIPGEISLVDLYDKVDFQRDFE, from the coding sequence ATGGTGATACAAGCAGAAAAAACTAAAACCTATACTCCCGAAGAGTATCTAGAGCAAGAAGTTAACAGTGATGAACGCCATGAATATATTGATGGGGAGATTATTCTAATGACGGGTGGAATGCCAAATCATAACACAATTGTCCTAAGTTTGGGGGCAACCCTGCATTTTTGTCTCAAACGTCAACCCTACTTTGTCTTTGTCACCGATCAGCGATTGTGGATTCCCGAAAAACGGATCTATACTTACCCTGATGTGATGGTTGTTCAGGGAGAATTGCAATTGCAAGAAGGACGTAAAGATACCCTTACCAATCCTATCCTAATTGCAGAAGTTTTATCGAAGTCTACCCAGGGATACGATCGCGGCCAAAAATTCCAAGCCTATCGCACAATTCCCAGCTTACAAGAATATCTGTTAATCGATCAATATACGATGCATGTGGAGTGCTATTATCGCACTGAATCCAATCAATGGGTGTTATCAGAATACAACCAGCCAGAATCTCTCATCCAGTTGAATAGCATTCCTGGCGAAATTTCCCTAGTAGATTTGTATGATAAAGTTGATTTTCAAAGGGATTTCGAATAG
- a CDS encoding Panacea domain-containing protein has protein sequence MTSLSQKATEELFKRVCQRYFALGKDSSSEETKDDPKQLEKIARDFIRIEKWLPDHSQCKFKCLYFLGTIRFNQQKYDASYKWLTKAKEVAPEKAYYFMDMYAGCCSILLRRKNRYVDAENKVFQCFMEGMQGAYEQYDLETLERLKEKYEFYFEEEWPFKEKTLSCIDIADNLIYLANQKNYFVNNSKIQKLVYYAQAWYLGIHKIPLFKEDFEAWTNGPVIPVLYEEYKKFEWQPIVKKTPHEIPRVVMDFLDIVTKKYLIFDCYELEQMIRKEPPWDLARGDLLWDAPSNAIIKKEWIKEYYISRVESWKDDESNN, from the coding sequence ATGACCAGCCTATCTCAAAAAGCTACTGAAGAACTATTCAAGCGAGTTTGTCAAAGATATTTTGCTCTAGGTAAAGACTCCAGCTCTGAGGAAACCAAAGATGACCCAAAACAATTAGAAAAAATTGCTAGAGATTTTATTCGCATTGAAAAATGGTTGCCTGACCATTCTCAGTGTAAATTTAAATGCCTTTATTTTTTAGGCACAATTAGATTTAATCAGCAGAAGTATGATGCCTCTTATAAATGGTTGACTAAGGCTAAGGAAGTTGCGCCAGAGAAAGCCTACTATTTTATGGATATGTATGCCGGATGTTGCTCTATACTTTTACGCCGTAAGAACAGATATGTAGACGCTGAAAATAAAGTTTTCCAGTGCTTTATGGAAGGAATGCAAGGTGCTTACGAGCAGTACGACTTAGAAACGCTCGAACGCCTCAAAGAAAAATATGAATTTTATTTTGAAGAAGAATGGCCATTTAAAGAAAAAACTTTATCTTGTATTGATATTGCAGACAATCTAATCTATTTAGCTAACCAAAAGAATTACTTTGTCAATAATAGTAAAATCCAAAAACTGGTTTACTATGCTCAAGCTTGGTATTTGGGAATCCACAAAATCCCCCTCTTTAAAGAGGATTTTGAAGCTTGGACAAATGGGCCAGTTATTCCGGTATTATACGAGGAATATAAGAAATTTGAATGGCAGCCAATTGTAAAAAAAACACCACATGAAATCCCTAGAGTAGTCATGGATTTTTTGGATATAGTGACCAAAAAATATTTAATTTTTGATTGCTATGAGTTAGAACAAATGATTCGTAAAGAACCTCCCTGGGATTTAGCCAGAGGAGATCTACTATGGGATGCACCATCCAACGCCATTATTAAGAAAGAATGGATTAAAGAGTATTATATATCTCGTGTAGAGAGCTGGAAAGATGATGAATCCAATAATTAA